The proteins below come from a single Bacillus horti genomic window:
- the atpE gene encoding F0F1 ATP synthase subunit C, protein MGLLAAGIAAGLAAIGAAIGVGMLVSKTVESIARQPEARGVLSTTMFIGIGLTEAIPIMAIVIAFILTGS, encoded by the coding sequence ATGGGATTATTAGCAGCAGGTATTGCGGCAGGATTAGCGGCAATTGGAGCAGCAATTGGAGTAGGTATGTTAGTAAGTAAAACAGTTGAGTCTATTGCCCGTCAACCAGAAGCAAGAGGGGTATTATCTACGACGATGTTTATTGGTATCGGTCTTACAGAGGCGATTCCAATCATGGCAATCGTTATTGCCTTCATCTTAACTGGTTCTTGA